The following coding sequences lie in one Arachis ipaensis cultivar K30076 chromosome B05, Araip1.1, whole genome shotgun sequence genomic window:
- the LOC107642434 gene encoding protein NUCLEAR FUSION DEFECTIVE 4-like isoform X1, protein MAGQSRKWMIVVATIWIQAFTGTNFDFSEYSSAMKSALNISQVQLNYLATANDMGKLFGWSSGLALMYLPLSLVMFIAAFIGFVGYGLQWLLLNNLIALPYFLVFFLSFLGGCSICWFNTVCFVLCIRNFQINRPLALSLTVSYNGVSAALYTLAATSINPSSDSIYLLLNAIVPLLISFAALVPILRQPIVDPLPPDGVRRNSVIFFILNILAIFTGIYLLLFGSSTSDVTTARFYLGGALILLVSPLCIPGIIYARDWFRRTIHSTIRIDGSGFILVHVNDLELHKELLARQNSTLSNGDGYTLMNENGSMYRTQSAKSSDVCCERVFGQDQLAMLGEEHPAGVLVRRLDFWLYYVAYFCGGTIGLVYSNNLGQIAQSLGMSSTTSTLVTLYSSFSFFGRLLSAAPDYIRNKFYFARTGWLTIALMPTPIAFILLASSDSAAALHAGTAIIGLSSGFIFAAAVSVTSELFGPNSVSVNHNILITNIPIGSLLYGFLAALVYDSNAYSIPGNSLSETLVCMGRKCYFWTFVLWGCLSVVGLVSSLLLFLRTKHAYDHFERHRISTQTSIVS, encoded by the exons aTGGCGGGGCAGTCGAGGAAATGGATGATAGTGGTGGCCACGATCTGGATTCAGGCCTTCACCGGAACCAACTTCGACTTCTCCGAGTACTCCAGCGCCATGAAATCCGCACTCAACATATCACAGGTGCAGCTCAACTACCTGGCAACCGCCAATGACATGGGCAAACTCTTTGGCTGGTCATCGGGGCTTGCTCTCATGTACCTTCCTCTCTCCCTCGTCATGTTCATCGCCGCCTTCATCGGCTTCGTCGGTTATGGCCTCCAGTGGCTTCTTCTCAACAATCTCATCGCTCTCCCTTATTTTCTG GTGTTTTTCCTGAGCTTCTTAGGTGGGTGCAGCATATGCTGGTTCAACACAGTTTGCTTTGTCCTATGCATAAGGAACTTCCAAATCAACAGGCCCCTTGCACTTTCCTTAACTGTCAGCTACAATGGTGTGAGTGCAGCACTCTACACTCTTGCTGCAACCTCAATAAACCCTTCATCAGATTCAATATACCTTCTTCTCAATGCCATTGTTCCCCTCCTCATTTCCTTTGCAGCACTTGTCCCAATCCTTCGCCAACCCATTGTTGATCCTCTTCCCCCAGATGGGGTCAGAAGAAACTCAGTCATATTCTTCATACTCAACATCTTAGCAATCTTCACTGGCATCTACCTTCTCCTCTTTGGTTCATCAACTTCTGATGTAACCACTGCAAGGTTTTACCTTGGTGGAGCCCTTATACTTCTTGTATCTCCACTATGCATCCCCGGAATCATATATGCCAGAGACTGGTTTCGCCGTACCATTCATTCCACCATTAGAATTGATGGTTCTGGCTTCATTCTTGTCCATGTTAATGATCTTGAGCTCCATAAAGAACTCCTTGCTCGCCAAAACAGCACTCTCAGCAATGGAGATGGTTATACCTTGATGAATGAGAATGGATCCATGTATAGAACTCAAAGTGCTAAAAGTAGTGATGTGTGTTGTGAGCGAGTGTTTGGGCAGGATCAGTTGGCAATGCTGGGTGAAGAGCACCCAGCTGGAGTTCTTGTTAGAAGGTTGGATTTTTGGCTTTACTATGTTGCATACTTCTGTGGAGGTACAATTGGTCTTGTCTACAGCAACAATCTTGGACAGATAGCACAATCTTTAGGCATGAGCTCAACTACTTCAACACTTGTTACACTATACTCATCTTTCTCCTTTTTTGGCCGTTTGCTTTCAGCAGCACCAGACTATATTAGAAA TAAGTTCTACTTTGCAAGGACTGGATGGCTAACCATTGCACTTATGCCAACCCCAATCGCGTTCATCTTGCTTGCTTCATCAGACAGTGCTGCAGCACTTCATGCAGGCACTGCAATAATTGGCTTGAGCTCTGGATTCATATTTGCAGCCGCCGTGTCAGTTACATCAGAACTCTTTGGACCTAACAGTGTGAGCGTTAATCACAACATCCTCATAACAAACATCCCAATTGGGTCACTTCTCTATGGTTTTCTTGCTGCTCTGGTGTATGATTCCAATGCTTACTCAATACCAGGGAACTCATTGTCTGAAACATTGGTATGCATGGGAAGGAAATGCTATTTCTGGACATTTGTATTGTGGGGATGCTTATCTGTTGTGGGACTAGTTTCTAGTCTGCTCTTGTTCTTGAGAACCAAACATGCTTATGATCATTTTGAGAGACACCGAATTTCAACACAAACATCAATTGTTTCTTAA
- the LOC107642435 gene encoding uncharacterized protein LOC107642435 produces MALNNKQRKLNSPFNFNLCITLFFVVLFTLPALFLLHTPTNTSICTTFSKSKAWSGDLRLAEFSWNKLDFLNHKQPPISLKIAVFSRKWPISTTPGGMERHAHTLHTALARRGHQVHVFTSPEGTPVTSDDNNHQADAPSSPHIHCHEGEPGRWRYNKAWEQFLEENQREPFDVVHSESVALPHWIARNLQNLAVSWHGIALESLQSSIFQDLALRHNEPMSPDFNYSVQGVIPKVLNEIRFFRNYAHHVAISDSCGEMLRDVYQIPSRRVHVIVNGVDEDDFREDLELGKEFRTQIGIPNNASLVLGVAGRLVKDKGHPLLYEAYSRLIRKHPNVYLIVAGSGPWANRYKDLGRQVLVLGSMDPSMLRAFYNAIDIFVNPTLRPQGLDLTLMEAMMSGKPLLASRFPSIKGTIVVDDEFGFMFSPNVESLLEALEAVVNEGKERLARRGKACREYANSMFTARKMALAYERLFLCIKKDTFCSYP; encoded by the coding sequence ATGGCCTTAaacaacaaacaaagaaaactcaattCCCCTTTTAACTTCAACCTCTGTATCACCCTTTTCTTTGTTGTTCTCTTCACTTTGCCAGCACTTTTCCTCCTCCACACCCcaacaaacacctccatatgcacCACCTTTTCTAAATCTAAGGCCTGGTCCGGCGATCTTCGCTTGGCCGAGTTTTCGTGGAACAAGCTGGATTTCTTGAACCACAAGCAACCTCCTATATCTCTCAAGATTGCAGTGTTCTCTAGAAAATGGCCTATTAGCACCACCCCAGGTGGCATGGAGCGCCATGCTCACACACTTCACACAGCTCTAGCGCGCCGAGGCCACCAAGTTCATGTGTTCACCTCTCCTGAAGGAACTCCAGTCACATCTGATGATAACAATCACCAAGCAGATGCACCTTCCTCACCTCACATTCATTGCCATGAAGGGGAGCCGGGCAGGTGGCGCTACAACAAAGCATGGGAGCAGTTTCTTGAAGAGAATCAGCGCGAACCATTCGATGTTGTCCACTCAGAAAGCGTGGCGCTTCCTCATTGGATAGCAAGAAACCTTCAGAACCTTGCCGTGTCTTGGCATGGCATAGCATTGGAGAGCTTGCAATCAAGCATATTCCAAGATTTGGCTCTTAGGCATAATGAGCCTATGTCCCCTGATTTCAACTACAGTGTTCAAGGGGTTATTCCTAAGGTTTTGAATGAGATAAGATTCTTCAGAAACTATGCTCATCATGTTGCTATTAGTGATAGTTGCGGCGAGATGCTAAGGGATGTTTACCAGATTCCAAGCAGAAGAGTGCATGTAATTGTCAATGGTGTAGATGAGGATGATTTCAGAGAAGATTTGGAACTGGGAAAAGAGTTTAGAACCCAAATTGGGATTCCAAACAATGCGAGCTTGGTTCTTGGTGTGGCTGGAAGATTGGTTAAGGACAAAGGCCATCCTCTGCTTTATGAAGCATACTCAAGGCTAATTCGTAAGCACCCTAATGTGTACTTGATAGTCGCCGGCTCTGGACCATGGGCGAATCGCTACAAGGATTTAGGGAGGCAAGTTCTTGTTCTAGGATCTATGGATCCATCCATGTTAAGAGCATTTTACAATGCTATTGACATATTTGTTAATCCTACATTAAGGCCCCAAGGGCTTGATCTTACTCTAATGGAGGCAATGATGAGTGGGAAGCCACTTTTGGCATCAAGGTTTCCAAGCATCAAAGGTACTATTGTGGTTGATGATGAATTTGGCTTTATGTTTTCCCCCAATGTTGAGTCCCTATTAGAGGCACTTGAGGCAGTGGTGAATGAAGGGAAAGAAAGGCTTGCAAGAAGGGGAAAGGCATGCCGTGAATATGCAAATTCTATGTTCACAGCTAGAAAGATGGCATTAGCATATGAGAGGCTATTCCTATGCATTAAAAAGGATACATTTTGTTCCTATCCTTGA
- the LOC107642434 gene encoding protein NUCLEAR FUSION DEFECTIVE 4-like isoform X2 has translation MAGQSRKWMIVVATIWIQAFTGTNFDFSEYSSAMKSALNISQVQLNYLATANDMGKLFGWSSGLALMYLPLSLVMFIAAFIGFVGYGLQWLLLNNLIALPYFLVFFLSFLGGCSICWFNTVCFVLCIRNFQINRPLALSLTVSYNGVSAALYTLAATSINPSSDSIYLLLNAIVPLLISFAALVPILRQPIVDPLPPDGVRRNSVIFFILNILAIFTGIYLLLFGSSTSDVTTARFYLGGALILLVSPLCIPGIIYARDWFRRTIHSTIRIDGSGFILVHVNDLELHKELLARQNSTLSNGDGYTLMNENGSMYRTQSAKSSDVCCERVFGQDQLAMLGEEHPAGVLVRRLDFWLYYVAYFCGGTIGLVYSNNLGQIAQSLGMSSTTSTLVTLYSSFSFFGRLLSAAPDYIRNKFYFARTGWLTIALMPTPIAFILLASSDSAAALHAGTAIIGLSSGFIFAAAVSVTSELFGPNSGTHCLKHWYAWEGNAISGHLYCGDAYLLWD, from the exons aTGGCGGGGCAGTCGAGGAAATGGATGATAGTGGTGGCCACGATCTGGATTCAGGCCTTCACCGGAACCAACTTCGACTTCTCCGAGTACTCCAGCGCCATGAAATCCGCACTCAACATATCACAGGTGCAGCTCAACTACCTGGCAACCGCCAATGACATGGGCAAACTCTTTGGCTGGTCATCGGGGCTTGCTCTCATGTACCTTCCTCTCTCCCTCGTCATGTTCATCGCCGCCTTCATCGGCTTCGTCGGTTATGGCCTCCAGTGGCTTCTTCTCAACAATCTCATCGCTCTCCCTTATTTTCTG GTGTTTTTCCTGAGCTTCTTAGGTGGGTGCAGCATATGCTGGTTCAACACAGTTTGCTTTGTCCTATGCATAAGGAACTTCCAAATCAACAGGCCCCTTGCACTTTCCTTAACTGTCAGCTACAATGGTGTGAGTGCAGCACTCTACACTCTTGCTGCAACCTCAATAAACCCTTCATCAGATTCAATATACCTTCTTCTCAATGCCATTGTTCCCCTCCTCATTTCCTTTGCAGCACTTGTCCCAATCCTTCGCCAACCCATTGTTGATCCTCTTCCCCCAGATGGGGTCAGAAGAAACTCAGTCATATTCTTCATACTCAACATCTTAGCAATCTTCACTGGCATCTACCTTCTCCTCTTTGGTTCATCAACTTCTGATGTAACCACTGCAAGGTTTTACCTTGGTGGAGCCCTTATACTTCTTGTATCTCCACTATGCATCCCCGGAATCATATATGCCAGAGACTGGTTTCGCCGTACCATTCATTCCACCATTAGAATTGATGGTTCTGGCTTCATTCTTGTCCATGTTAATGATCTTGAGCTCCATAAAGAACTCCTTGCTCGCCAAAACAGCACTCTCAGCAATGGAGATGGTTATACCTTGATGAATGAGAATGGATCCATGTATAGAACTCAAAGTGCTAAAAGTAGTGATGTGTGTTGTGAGCGAGTGTTTGGGCAGGATCAGTTGGCAATGCTGGGTGAAGAGCACCCAGCTGGAGTTCTTGTTAGAAGGTTGGATTTTTGGCTTTACTATGTTGCATACTTCTGTGGAGGTACAATTGGTCTTGTCTACAGCAACAATCTTGGACAGATAGCACAATCTTTAGGCATGAGCTCAACTACTTCAACACTTGTTACACTATACTCATCTTTCTCCTTTTTTGGCCGTTTGCTTTCAGCAGCACCAGACTATATTAGAAA TAAGTTCTACTTTGCAAGGACTGGATGGCTAACCATTGCACTTATGCCAACCCCAATCGCGTTCATCTTGCTTGCTTCATCAGACAGTGCTGCAGCACTTCATGCAGGCACTGCAATAATTGGCTTGAGCTCTGGATTCATATTTGCAGCCGCCGTGTCAGTTACATCAGAACTCTTTGGACCTAACAGT GGAACTCATTGTCTGAAACATTGGTATGCATGGGAAGGAAATGCTATTTCTGGACATTTGTATTGTGGGGATGCTTATCTGTTGTGGGACTAG